From Luteolibacter sp. Y139, one genomic window encodes:
- a CDS encoding RNA recognition motif domain-containing protein gives MSKMYVGNLPFSASEDDLRDAFGQFGEVTDVSLMMDRETGRPRGFAFITMGSKEAMDAAIKGLDGQDFGGRNLTVNEARPREERSGGGFGGERRGGGGGGGYGERRGGGGGGGGGGGYGGDRRGGGGGGGKGGYGGGGGGGGRRW, from the coding sequence ATGAGTAAGATGTACGTGGGGAACCTCCCCTTTTCCGCCAGCGAAGACGACCTGCGCGACGCCTTCGGCCAGTTCGGTGAAGTCACCGATGTTTCCCTGATGATGGATCGTGAAACCGGCCGCCCGCGCGGCTTTGCCTTCATCACCATGGGCAGCAAGGAAGCCATGGATGCCGCGATCAAGGGCCTCGATGGCCAGGACTTCGGCGGTCGCAACCTGACCGTGAACGAAGCCCGCCCGCGCGAAGAGCGCTCCGGTGGCGGATTCGGCGGTGAGCGCCGCGGTGGTGGTGGTGGCGGCGGCTACGGCGAACGCCGTGGCGGCGGCGGTGGTGGTGGCGGCGGCGGTGGCTACGGCGGCGATCGCCGTGGTGGCGGCGGCGGCGGTGGCAAGGGCGGCTACGGTGGTGGCGGCGGCGGCGGTGGCCGTCGCTGGTAA
- a CDS encoding acyl-CoA desaturase, with product MKLSIPFERVDWINTVFLGIITLLALIAAPIYLWHYDAGPVLWSLFAFYCIATGMSITLGYHRLFSHLSFKAKWPVRLATLVFGACAFENSALNWCSDHRRHHKHTDHDDDPYDISKGFFWAHIGWILFKTLPEPPLDNVNDLRKDKLVMWQHRWDKLISLVVGLLLPAVIGYFAVGGAAGALGGFLIVGVLRVFCVQQCTFFINSLCHTIGRQPYSTRCSARDSFVMSLVTFGEGYHNYHHEFQHDYRNGVKPWNFDPTKWAIWALSKVGLASDLRRVPATKVLLAEMAEARRRANQELERLQAQNDHPLRDKALEAMNAVIERMSANYHELEKAMADRVELSRNALQRWRKETREMLQNAIEIRRGRSVAA from the coding sequence ATGAAATTGAGCATTCCCTTCGAGCGGGTGGATTGGATCAACACGGTCTTCCTGGGTATCATCACCTTGCTCGCCCTTATCGCTGCTCCCATCTACCTCTGGCATTACGATGCCGGTCCGGTGCTCTGGAGTCTGTTTGCTTTCTACTGCATCGCCACGGGCATGAGCATCACGCTCGGCTACCACCGGCTATTCTCGCACCTCTCCTTCAAGGCCAAGTGGCCGGTGCGCCTCGCTACTCTGGTCTTCGGTGCCTGCGCCTTTGAAAACTCCGCGCTGAACTGGTGCTCCGACCACCGCCGCCACCACAAGCACACGGACCACGACGACGATCCGTACGACATTTCCAAGGGCTTCTTCTGGGCCCACATCGGCTGGATCCTCTTCAAGACCCTGCCTGAGCCGCCGCTCGATAACGTGAACGACCTCCGCAAGGACAAGCTTGTCATGTGGCAACACCGCTGGGACAAGCTGATCTCGCTGGTCGTCGGCCTGCTACTGCCTGCCGTGATTGGCTACTTCGCCGTCGGCGGTGCCGCGGGAGCGCTCGGTGGCTTCCTGATCGTCGGCGTGCTGCGCGTCTTCTGCGTCCAGCAGTGCACCTTCTTCATCAACTCGCTCTGCCACACCATCGGCCGCCAGCCTTACTCGACCCGCTGCAGCGCCCGTGACAGCTTCGTGATGTCGCTCGTCACCTTCGGCGAGGGTTACCACAACTACCACCACGAGTTCCAACACGACTACCGCAATGGTGTGAAGCCGTGGAACTTCGACCCCACCAAGTGGGCGATCTGGGCACTTTCGAAAGTGGGTCTCGCCAGTGACCTGCGCCGCGTGCCCGCCACCAAGGTGCTGCTGGCCGAAATGGCCGAAGCCCGCCGCCGCGCAAACCAAGAGCTGGAGCGCCTTCAAGCTCAGAACGATCATCCGCTGCGTGACAAGGCCCTCGAGGCCATGAACGCCGTGATCGAGCGCATGAGCGCCAATTACCACGAACTGGAAAAGGCCATGGCCGACCGCGTGGAGCTCTCCCGCAATGCGCTCCAACGCTGGCGGAAGGAGACCCGCGAGATGCTGCAGAATGCCATCGAGATCCGCCGTGGACGCTCGGTCGCTGCCTGA